A stretch of [Clostridium] innocuum DNA encodes these proteins:
- a CDS encoding PTS sugar transporter subunit IIC, translating to MSFATFNEKIEKHILPLANKLSSQRHLKAIRDAFISLMPITLMGGVAAVIGAAPVTEETTNGFLLAWASFAQDNATLLSWINALTLGGMAVYVCIGITYFLTKHFKHDVLMPTMLSVCGFLMLVLTPQQLGWDGKIAEISYMDGRGLLPAIIIAIFTVEAYHFMRSHNWGRITLPPSVPASLSETFASLVPGFIIISCYVAVYAVFHAFNTTFPGFIYGAMAPSFQAADSLLFTVIMTLLVHFFWFFGIHDAALAGVLGPIRDGNLSINAAAKAAGEALPHVFTTPFWVYFVIIGGCGSLLALAILLVRSKSKQLKTVGRIGILPSFFGIGEPIIFGVPIMLNPFYLIPFLMTSTVNAVIAFTLMKYNIIGRTFAMLSWQMPSLPGAFLSTMDIRALFLIIALIILDIAMYYPFFKAHEKQCVRLEAMEETEE from the coding sequence ATGAGTTTCGCTACATTTAACGAGAAGATAGAAAAACATATTCTGCCGCTGGCTAATAAGTTAAGTTCACAAAGGCATTTAAAAGCAATACGTGATGCATTCATTTCCTTAATGCCGATTACACTGATGGGTGGGGTGGCTGCCGTCATCGGTGCAGCACCGGTTACAGAGGAGACAACAAACGGCTTTCTTCTGGCATGGGCATCCTTTGCACAGGATAATGCTACGCTGCTGTCATGGATCAACGCATTAACACTGGGGGGAATGGCGGTTTATGTATGTATTGGTATTACCTATTTTCTGACGAAGCATTTCAAGCACGATGTATTGATGCCTACCATGCTTTCTGTATGTGGGTTTCTAATGCTCGTACTAACACCGCAGCAATTAGGCTGGGATGGAAAGATTGCGGAGATTTCCTATATGGATGGGCGCGGTCTCTTGCCGGCGATCATCATTGCGATTTTCACAGTAGAAGCATACCATTTCATGCGTTCCCATAATTGGGGAAGGATAACCTTACCGCCAAGCGTACCGGCATCATTATCTGAAACATTTGCATCACTGGTACCGGGCTTTATCATCATTTCATGCTATGTGGCAGTGTATGCTGTATTCCATGCGTTTAACACAACCTTTCCGGGGTTTATATACGGGGCGATGGCTCCTTCTTTCCAGGCAGCGGACAGTCTCCTGTTTACAGTGATTATGACCCTGCTGGTACACTTCTTCTGGTTTTTCGGTATCCATGATGCTGCCTTAGCTGGTGTATTGGGACCGATTCGTGATGGAAATCTGTCAATCAATGCAGCGGCGAAAGCTGCCGGAGAAGCTCTGCCACATGTATTTACAACACCATTCTGGGTATATTTCGTCATTATCGGAGGCTGCGGTTCTCTATTAGCATTAGCGATTCTGCTTGTTCGCTCAAAATCAAAGCAGCTGAAAACAGTGGGGCGTATTGGCATACTCCCATCCTTCTTCGGTATTGGTGAACCGATTATCTTCGGTGTGCCGATTATGCTGAATCCGTTTTATCTCATACCGTTTCTTATGACATCAACAGTGAATGCAGTCATAGCTTTTACCTTGATGAAGTATAACATCATAGGAAGAACATTTGCCATGCTTTCGTGGCAGATGCCATCCCTTCCGGGAGCATTTCTGTCAACGATGGATATTCGTGCACTGTTCCTGATTATTGCTCTGATTATTCTTGACATTGCCATGTATTATCCGTTCTTCAAGGCACATGAAAAACAGTGTGTTCGTTTGGAAGCCATGGAAGAAACAGAAGAATAA
- a CDS encoding PTS sugar transporter subunit IIB — protein MKKIMLVCNAGMSTGMLAKRIQEASEGTMEVHAYGEAEFINYMDGVDLILVGPQIRHQIPTIEAQVAVPVKAIAPQHYGMMDGKGVYKEIKKILKD, from the coding sequence ATGAAAAAGATTATGCTGGTATGCAATGCGGGAATGTCAACAGGAATGCTGGCGAAACGTATTCAGGAGGCGAGTGAAGGTACGATGGAGGTTCATGCCTATGGGGAGGCAGAGTTCATCAATTATATGGATGGAGTGGATTTGATTCTGGTGGGTCCGCAGATTCGTCATCAGATTCCGACAATAGAAGCACAGGTAGCAGTTCCGGTTAAAGCCATTGCACCACAGCATTACGGGATGATGGATGGCAAGGGTGTATATAAAGAAATCAAAAAAATACTGAAAGACTGA
- a CDS encoding glycoside hydrolase family 1 protein — MSDKFLWGGASASYQCEGAWNLDDKAESMWDHYLHEEGLENGDIASDHYHRFEEDIRMMKEGGQNAYRFSLSWPRIIKNKAGEINEKGIAFYHRLLDACHTYGIEPFVTLYHWDLPQYWEDCGGWQNEEVCEAFETYARVCFDNFHEKVNHWVTFNEPKWFIASGYLIGNYPPCRQDPQAMIHAAYHVMYASALGVRAFRQGKYPGTIGIVHSFTPVNGVDDTVNTRIAMRYADNYCNNWILDTAAKGEIPVDLLSELSKTYDLSMIKPAQLQIIKDYTVDFLGLNYYSRTLVKPYTEGETTFIVNNSGKQGKGSSKVIVKGWFEQVMHDPASTYTEWDTEIYPKGLKDGLLEVKKKYNLPVYITENGIGMYEDVTVKQVEDDYRISFMKDHLQAMHEAMEAGADVRGYFAWSSFDLYSWKNGCEKRYGLVAVDFENGLQRKPKKSYYWFKNMIEQQKS, encoded by the coding sequence ATGAGCGATAAATTTTTATGGGGTGGTGCGAGTGCCTCCTACCAATGTGAGGGGGCATGGAATCTGGATGATAAAGCAGAATCTATGTGGGATCATTACCTGCATGAAGAAGGGCTGGAAAACGGAGATATTGCAAGTGATCACTATCATCGGTTTGAAGAGGATATCCGTATGATGAAAGAGGGCGGGCAGAATGCATACCGGTTTTCGTTATCATGGCCTAGAATCATCAAAAATAAAGCAGGTGAGATAAATGAAAAGGGAATTGCTTTTTATCACCGGCTGCTGGATGCCTGTCATACATATGGAATTGAACCGTTTGTAACACTGTATCATTGGGATCTTCCACAGTATTGGGAGGATTGCGGAGGCTGGCAGAATGAAGAAGTTTGTGAGGCCTTTGAAACCTATGCCAGAGTATGCTTTGACAATTTTCATGAGAAGGTAAATCATTGGGTTACGTTCAATGAGCCGAAATGGTTTATAGCAAGCGGTTATTTAATTGGTAATTATCCGCCATGCAGACAGGATCCACAGGCGATGATTCATGCGGCTTATCATGTTATGTATGCCAGTGCACTTGGTGTTCGTGCATTCCGTCAGGGAAAATATCCCGGAACGATTGGTATTGTGCACAGCTTTACACCGGTGAACGGGGTCGATGACACGGTAAATACAAGGATCGCCATGCGCTATGCAGATAATTATTGCAACAACTGGATTCTGGATACTGCCGCCAAAGGAGAAATTCCGGTTGATTTGCTTAGTGAGCTGTCTAAAACGTATGATCTTTCAATGATAAAGCCCGCACAACTGCAGATTATCAAAGATTACACCGTTGATTTCCTGGGATTGAATTATTACTCGCGTACGCTGGTCAAGCCGTATACAGAAGGAGAAACCACCTTTATTGTGAACAATAGCGGAAAGCAGGGAAAGGGAAGCAGCAAAGTGATTGTCAAAGGCTGGTTTGAACAGGTTATGCATGATCCTGCCAGTACCTATACGGAATGGGATACTGAAATTTATCCAAAGGGACTAAAGGATGGTCTGCTTGAGGTGAAGAAGAAATACAATCTACCTGTCTATATTACAGAAAACGGAATCGGAATGTATGAGGATGTTACAGTGAAACAAGTGGAGGATGATTATCGTATATCCTTTATGAAGGATCATTTGCAGGCAATGCATGAGGCGATGGAGGCCGGTGCTGATGTACGCGGATATTTCGCATGGAGCTCCTTTGATTTGTATTCCTGGAAGAATGGTTGTGAAAAGCGGTATGGCCTGGTTGCCGTAGATTTTGAAAACGGGTTGCAGCGCAAACCGAAGAAGAGCTATTACTGGTTTAAAAATATGATTGAGCAGCAAAAGAGCTGA
- a CDS encoding PTS lactose/cellobiose transporter subunit IIA — MMIDTEQYSFQLILHSGNARSTAYEALQLVKSNAFKEGEKKLSIAKEEMVEAQKLHAKLLRIMANQEGELDMNLLLIHAEDHIASSSIAVEMSGELIELYERMENYER, encoded by the coding sequence ATGATGATTGATACCGAGCAATATTCTTTTCAGCTGATATTACACAGCGGGAATGCGCGCAGCACTGCCTATGAAGCATTACAGCTTGTAAAAAGCAATGCATTTAAGGAAGGTGAAAAAAAGCTGAGCATAGCGAAAGAAGAAATGGTGGAGGCACAAAAGCTCCATGCGAAGCTGCTGCGCATCATGGCTAATCAGGAAGGTGAGCTGGATATGAATCTTCTACTGATTCACGCAGAAGATCACATTGCTTCCTCCTCCATCGCTGTGGAGATGAGTGGAGAGCTGATTGAGTTATATGAGAGGATGGAAAACTATGAGCGATAA
- a CDS encoding 4Fe-4S binding protein, protein MSKHLSMDVRVPIEEGNPAIRRIESLCIKCGQCRDVCQKQISVGHHYDLLKTGDTAICIHCGQCANVCPTGAITEIQDWMQVQSVIQDSSKTVIAITSPSVRVSLGEEFGMQPGSYVEEQMVGSLRALGFDYVFDTTFAADLTIMEEASELIERIQTKQPLPQFTSCCPAWVKFAETYYPELLPNISTSKSPISMFAPTIKTWFAEKESLDADDIYVVAITPCTAKKFEIMREELSDAANYLDRKPAQDCDRVVTTRELASWMRACNLDLESVEESDYDSLMPRGSGAGIIFGNTGGVMEAAIRSAYYFLTKKQPQEDLLQLQAVRGLEGVKTAELTIQELPLKVAVVHGTDNARKFLHHIKESGEHFDFVEVMTCPGGCISGGGQTKHIGEDMDTVRKARIQSLYDKDSTITLRNSHDNPHIQQVYEEFYGKPLSDLAEALLHTNYEARNDLQEDPSRYEAMFQEDVPTQNPVEEPTVNIRYRCTICGYMYEGDITKESDDYKCPICTVPKDMFVKVEDTPVQEPVIEQKSIRYRCTICGYIYEGDISKESDDYKCPICTVPKDMFVKVEDTPVQEPVIEQASIRYRCTICGYIYEGDITKESDDYKCPICTVPKDMFEKL, encoded by the coding sequence ATGAGTAAACATTTATCCATGGATGTACGGGTTCCAATCGAGGAAGGAAACCCGGCCATTCGCAGAATCGAAAGTCTTTGTATCAAATGCGGACAGTGCCGGGACGTATGTCAGAAACAGATTTCCGTCGGTCATCATTACGATCTTTTAAAAACCGGTGACACTGCTATCTGTATTCATTGCGGACAATGCGCCAATGTCTGCCCTACCGGTGCCATCACAGAAATTCAGGACTGGATGCAGGTACAGTCTGTCATTCAGGACAGCAGTAAAACCGTAATCGCCATCACGTCACCAAGTGTCCGCGTTTCTCTGGGAGAGGAATTCGGTATGCAGCCGGGAAGCTATGTAGAGGAGCAGATGGTAGGCAGTCTTCGTGCACTTGGATTCGATTATGTGTTTGATACCACCTTTGCCGCAGATTTAACAATCATGGAGGAGGCAAGTGAGTTAATTGAGCGTATACAGACGAAACAGCCGCTGCCGCAGTTTACCAGCTGCTGCCCTGCCTGGGTGAAATTTGCAGAAACCTATTACCCGGAGCTGCTGCCCAACATATCCACCAGCAAGTCCCCGATTTCCATGTTTGCGCCAACCATCAAAACATGGTTTGCGGAGAAGGAAAGTCTGGATGCAGATGATATTTACGTTGTAGCCATCACGCCATGTACAGCGAAAAAGTTTGAAATCATGAGAGAGGAATTGAGTGATGCCGCAAATTATCTGGACCGCAAGCCAGCGCAGGACTGCGACCGTGTCGTCACTACAAGGGAACTGGCGAGCTGGATGCGAGCGTGCAATCTGGATTTGGAAAGCGTAGAAGAAAGCGATTATGATTCTTTAATGCCAAGAGGAAGCGGTGCGGGCATTATCTTTGGAAACACCGGCGGTGTTATGGAAGCGGCGATTCGCAGTGCATATTATTTTCTGACAAAAAAGCAGCCGCAGGAAGATCTTCTCCAGCTGCAGGCTGTGCGTGGTTTAGAGGGTGTTAAAACGGCTGAACTGACGATTCAGGAGCTGCCTTTGAAGGTGGCGGTTGTTCATGGAACCGATAATGCCAGAAAATTTCTGCATCATATAAAAGAGAGCGGTGAGCATTTTGATTTTGTCGAGGTTATGACTTGTCCGGGCGGCTGTATTTCAGGCGGCGGACAGACAAAGCATATCGGCGAGGATATGGATACTGTTCGGAAGGCAAGAATTCAGTCCCTGTATGATAAGGACAGCACCATTACACTGCGCAACTCCCATGATAATCCGCATATACAACAGGTATATGAAGAGTTCTATGGAAAGCCGCTCAGTGACCTTGCTGAGGCTCTGCTGCATACAAATTATGAAGCAAGAAATGATTTACAGGAGGATCCATCCCGCTATGAAGCCATGTTTCAGGAGGATGTTCCGACACAAAATCCGGTTGAGGAGCCAACTGTGAACATACGCTACCGCTGTACCATCTGCGGTTATATGTATGAGGGCGATATCACAAAGGAAAGCGATGATTACAAATGTCCGATCTGTACAGTTCCTAAGGATATGTTTGTTAAGGTGGAGGACACACCTGTACAGGAGCCTGTTATTGAACAGAAAAGCATACGCTACCGCTGTACCATCTGCGGTTATATTTACGAGGGCGATATCTCAAAGGAAAGCGATGATTACAAATGTCCGATCTGTACGGTTCCTAAGGATATGTTTGTTAAGGTGGAGGACACACCTGTACAGGAGCCTGTTATCGAACAGGCAAGCATACGCTACCGCTGTACCATCTGCGGTTATATCTACGAGGGCGATATCACAAAGGAAAGCGATGATTATAAATGTCCGATCTGTACGGTTCCTAAGGATATGTTTGAAAAGCTTTAA
- a CDS encoding GGDEF domain-containing protein, with protein MEYFNGDRVYIFELDDEKQIAKNTYELYAEGVASRKDSWQCVPYAHQEYSLQLLRRKENVCIENFDLLHVDHAAEKKILMNPSVHSLLLVPLWIADSLSGFMGVDNPGRNATHVDHLAALGDYMAMIILRRNNEARILRDNMVLHDLMNDMPGGFIQMKICADGRIVPEFINQEFCRMSGMDHDECMTFYGSNAYAGVHPEDRSRLGNELREMIAKRDTRTLKVRHFRSDGTYIPMQVFYRVTDDGEDVLYLNGYYTDLTEQLALEERELAEHDELTNLFNRTKLARMKNKEYQKLTACGILFFDVNHLKQVNDAQGHDMGDTLLKLVANGIRSITSERIHGYRYGGDEFLVVVCDGDELELAALIEACNKQMEVLAKQRNIAVTAAVGSAWGQAPLTLNALIRQADQAMYADKKQRKRYSDLV; from the coding sequence ATGGAGTATTTTAACGGGGACAGGGTATATATCTTTGAACTGGATGATGAAAAACAGATAGCCAAAAATACGTATGAGCTGTATGCCGAAGGTGTTGCGTCAAGAAAAGACAGCTGGCAATGTGTACCGTATGCCCATCAGGAATACTCATTACAGCTTCTGAGAAGGAAGGAAAATGTATGTATAGAAAATTTTGATCTGCTGCATGTTGATCATGCGGCGGAAAAGAAAATTTTAATGAATCCAAGTGTTCACAGTCTCTTGCTTGTTCCTTTATGGATTGCCGATAGCTTAAGCGGCTTTATGGGAGTTGATAATCCGGGGCGGAATGCAACGCATGTGGATCATCTGGCCGCATTAGGCGATTATATGGCAATGATTATTTTGCGTAGAAATAATGAGGCACGCATTTTAAGAGATAATATGGTACTGCATGATTTAATGAACGATATGCCCGGAGGATTCATTCAGATGAAAATCTGCGCGGATGGAAGAATTGTACCGGAATTTATAAATCAGGAGTTTTGCCGTATGAGCGGTATGGATCATGATGAATGCATGACCTTTTACGGCAGCAATGCCTATGCCGGTGTACATCCTGAGGATCGAAGCCGGCTGGGGAACGAGCTGAGAGAAATGATAGCCAAACGGGATACGCGTACGCTGAAGGTGCGTCATTTCCGAAGTGATGGAACGTATATACCGATGCAGGTGTTTTACCGTGTAACCGATGATGGGGAGGATGTTCTTTATCTCAACGGCTATTATACCGATCTCACCGAACAGCTTGCACTGGAGGAACGAGAGCTTGCGGAGCATGATGAGCTTACGAATCTGTTCAACCGGACCAAGCTTGCCCGTATGAAAAACAAAGAATATCAGAAGCTGACCGCCTGCGGTATCCTATTCTTTGATGTGAATCATCTCAAGCAGGTAAATGATGCGCAGGGACATGATATGGGGGATACTCTGCTGAAGCTTGTGGCAAATGGTATTCGTTCCATTACGAGTGAACGGATTCACGGTTACCGCTATGGCGGTGATGAATTCCTTGTTGTTGTCTGCGATGGAGATGAGCTTGAGCTTGCTGCCTTGATTGAAGCCTGCAACAAACAAATGGAGGTCCTTGCAAAGCAAAGAAATATAGCTGTGACAGCAGCAGTCGGTTCCGCATGGGGGCAGGCACCTCTTACATTAAACGCTTTGATACGTCAGGCAGATCAGGCGATGTATGCGGATAAAAAACAGAGAAAGCGTTATTCTGATCTCGTATAA
- a CDS encoding PAS domain-containing protein has protein sequence MQIYDYIQAVHEDDRDGMMRSITEAIQGDHELECDIRVKKGGGGYIAFHLVGRIVSRKDQNTVIYATYTQISEETRLLSTALAD, from the coding sequence TTGCAGATTTATGATTATATACAGGCTGTCCATGAAGATGACCGTGATGGTATGATGCGCAGTATCACAGAGGCGATTCAAGGGGATCATGAGCTGGAATGTGATATTCGCGTAAAAAAAGGCGGAGGAGGTTATATCGCATTTCATCTTGTGGGGCGAATTGTTTCCCGCAAGGATCAAAATACCGTTATCTATGCTACCTATACACAGATCAGTGAGGAAACACGACTACTCAGCACAGCGCTTGCGGATTAG
- a CDS encoding PAS domain-containing protein, whose product MINALDGNAFWNAESIESLIFNSYVGGACVVELTEKHCEIIRANEKFQKELNTKHSVHELLKIDLFSLMSDAEIYRFQNEVYNSKQKSSEMRGEMRVLMQDSHSHEEYLRYSGRVIAQSSTCDVIYLLLENITEQKQIQSKAAEMTEQLQFLNEISKSVLSKSNTEEAMKNLLKRQLTYFDAERALVFELDRKQEAGTISYMVCADGASSSDVTGQQIRFTEMSHWAEVLKCEGHIVVEDVHKLKDNVSFERQQLLNRGVSSLIAVALVRNNLLIGVLCVEQVRRAMNHIEHLAVLGDYVAVLINRRDLLTKIENDNVNMQRLMNDTPGGFVRMKMLPEGGAVPVFVNDGFCRMMGMSHDEVMELYANDAYAGVHPEDRAGLRETLIKAMDADIIFSARVRFYHKEKGYMQFQVYYRTTTDIHGAQYMNGYYADITEENEQEERRRELLDNLPCGAAVYEMKDGILCVRHVNKQFLKLVSRNEDQIHMDDAISAICPDDQEQVLQFIKNSKDKEGLEYDFRILQGNGEYLPMHVIGRTQRQDDNSMLLYVTFTPISEEQLSISRALADQQKAETLAEEANEQLRFLNDISRYLLIDKDPDKAIHKALQKVLEHFDGSRSYIFELDDKRQITTNTYEICAKGVQSEKENLQALPYTSQRYVLSEFRQGKNICIENVADMPVFCKEEQDVLTRQGIRKVFLVPIKSEGRLIGYTGVDDPQKNMKHTDQLVAIGDYMATMLIRRDHVRKMENDNERMQRLMNDTPGGFVRMKILSGERPVPIFVNDGFCQMMGMSHKQVMEIYAGNAYAGVHPDDIEELQHKVEKAIAEDSIFSARIRLFHTKNGYMHFQAFYRTATEPDGVKFINAYYADMTMQVELEERRKELLDNLPCGAIIFEVTADGIINSPHINKRYAELVNRHEDEIADL is encoded by the coding sequence ATGATCAATGCATTGGATGGAAACGCCTTTTGGAATGCTGAATCCATAGAAAGTCTGATTTTCAACAGCTATGTAGGCGGTGCCTGTGTCGTAGAGCTCACAGAAAAGCACTGTGAGATCATTCGTGCGAATGAAAAATTTCAGAAAGAGCTAAACACGAAGCACTCCGTGCATGAGCTGCTTAAGATCGATCTTTTTTCTCTTATGTCAGATGCGGAAATCTACCGGTTCCAAAACGAAGTGTACAACAGCAAGCAGAAGAGCTCGGAAATGCGTGGAGAAATGAGGGTTTTGATGCAGGATTCGCACAGCCATGAAGAATATCTTCGCTATTCCGGCAGGGTGATCGCGCAAAGCAGTACCTGTGATGTTATTTATCTGCTGCTGGAAAATATCACAGAACAGAAACAGATACAGAGCAAGGCTGCAGAGATGACCGAACAGCTGCAGTTTCTCAATGAGATATCTAAAAGCGTGCTGAGCAAATCCAATACAGAAGAAGCGATGAAGAATCTGCTGAAGCGGCAGCTTACATACTTCGACGCTGAGCGGGCTCTGGTGTTTGAACTGGACAGGAAACAGGAAGCGGGAACCATCTCCTATATGGTTTGCGCTGATGGTGCAAGCTCTTCTGATGTTACAGGGCAGCAGATTCGATTTACGGAAATGTCACACTGGGCTGAAGTACTGAAGTGTGAAGGCCATATCGTAGTTGAGGATGTTCACAAGCTGAAGGACAACGTCTCTTTCGAACGGCAGCAGCTGCTGAACCGCGGTGTCAGCTCACTGATTGCTGTTGCTCTGGTAAGAAACAATTTGTTGATTGGCGTGCTTTGTGTAGAACAGGTGCGGCGTGCGATGAATCACATCGAGCATCTTGCGGTACTCGGTGATTATGTGGCTGTATTGATCAATCGCCGTGATCTGCTGACAAAAATTGAAAATGACAATGTTAATATGCAGCGCCTGATGAATGACACACCTGGTGGATTTGTACGAATGAAAATGCTTCCTGAGGGAGGCGCAGTTCCCGTGTTTGTCAATGACGGATTCTGTCGAATGATGGGGATGAGCCATGATGAGGTAATGGAGTTATATGCAAATGATGCGTATGCCGGTGTACATCCCGAGGATCGCGCCGGATTGCGTGAAACGCTCATAAAAGCCATGGATGCGGATATTATCTTTTCTGCACGTGTACGCTTTTACCATAAAGAAAAGGGATATATGCAGTTTCAGGTGTATTACCGGACGACAACGGATATTCATGGTGCACAGTATATGAATGGCTATTATGCGGATATAACGGAAGAAAACGAGCAAGAGGAACGGCGCCGGGAGCTGTTGGATAATCTGCCATGCGGTGCAGCAGTATATGAAATGAAGGATGGTATCCTGTGTGTGCGGCATGTCAACAAGCAGTTTTTAAAGCTGGTATCACGCAATGAAGACCAGATTCATATGGATGATGCAATATCGGCGATATGTCCGGATGATCAGGAGCAGGTACTGCAGTTTATAAAAAATTCAAAGGACAAGGAGGGATTGGAATATGACTTCCGTATCCTGCAGGGAAATGGGGAATATCTTCCGATGCATGTTATTGGAAGGACGCAGAGGCAGGACGATAACAGCATGCTGCTTTATGTTACATTTACTCCGATTTCAGAAGAGCAGCTGTCCATCAGCAGGGCACTTGCCGATCAGCAAAAGGCGGAGACACTGGCCGAGGAGGCGAACGAGCAGCTGCGATTCCTGAATGATATATCAAGGTATCTTCTGATTGATAAGGATCCGGATAAAGCCATTCATAAAGCGTTACAAAAGGTTCTCGAACATTTTGACGGAAGCAGGTCTTATATCTTTGAGCTGGATGATAAGCGGCAGATAACTACCAACACCTATGAAATATGCGCAAAGGGCGTTCAATCAGAAAAGGAAAACCTGCAGGCACTTCCTTATACCTCACAGCGCTATGTGCTAAGCGAGTTTCGCCAGGGAAAAAACATCTGTATTGAAAATGTGGCAGATATGCCGGTATTCTGCAAGGAGGAACAGGATGTGCTGACCCGACAGGGCATTCGTAAGGTGTTCCTGGTGCCAATCAAAAGCGAAGGCAGGCTGATTGGATATACGGGAGTTGATGACCCGCAGAAAAATATGAAGCATACTGATCAGCTTGTGGCAATCGGAGATTATATGGCAACTATGCTGATTCGCCGTGATCATGTAAGGAAGATGGAAAACGACAATGAACGCATGCAGCGCTTGATGAACGACACACCGGGAGGCTTCGTCCGAATGAAGATTTTATCAGGGGAAAGACCGGTACCGATCTTTGTTAACGACGGCTTCTGTCAGATGATGGGAATGAGTCATAAACAGGTTATGGAAATTTATGCGGGAAATGCCTATGCCGGGGTACACCCTGATGATATTGAAGAACTGCAGCACAAGGTCGAAAAGGCAATTGCGGAGGATTCCATCTTTTCCGCACGTATCCGTTTATTTCATACAAAAAACGGATATATGCATTTTCAGGCTTTCTACAGAACGGCAACGGAGCCGGATGGAGTCAAGTTTATAAATGCTTACTATGCAGATATGACAATGCAGGTGGAATTGGAGGAGCGCAGGAAGGAGCTGCTGGATAATCTGCCTTGCGGGGCAATCATATTTGAAGTGACGGCAGATGGGATTATCAATTCTCCACATATCAATAAGCGTTATGCAGAGCTTGTAAACAGACATGAGGATGAAATTGCAGATTTATGA
- a CDS encoding EAL domain-containing protein: MHNKAVNAQYGQKTGDYVLKKIAGIVMEFTSMYHGIACHVSADNFAMLLPSGTPEHLQKNMMSLEDDFRDRGIHIRLQLSIGRYIIKDKQLSFSDIMNKALLARRTVKGRYNVSLAYYNGKMQKQIQEEQHIISRMDFVLSSHQFEVWLQPKYNHETGAMIGAEALVRWNSSEHHVMIPPNVFIPVFERNGFIYELDKYVWNEVCKMLRKWLDEGTCTLPISINVSRMDILQSDVYEVLTGLVEKHEIPAHLLQLEITESAFSFDVVRIIDVVERLRTYGFTIEIDDFGSAYSSLNVLKDVTADVLKLDMRFLSGEDSTGRDGNIIEFIVRMSKWIGMQVIAEGVETQEQADFLCSIGCPFIQGYLYAKPMPYRIMNACWNRTAEYIKRIPLK; encoded by the coding sequence ATGCACAATAAGGCGGTCAATGCACAATACGGACAGAAAACCGGGGATTATGTACTTAAGAAAATAGCTGGAATCGTTATGGAATTTACATCTATGTATCACGGTATCGCATGTCATGTATCCGCTGATAATTTTGCCATGCTTCTTCCAAGCGGTACACCGGAGCACCTGCAGAAAAATATGATGTCTCTGGAAGATGATTTCAGAGATCGCGGGATCCATATCAGACTTCAATTAAGCATCGGCCGTTACATCATAAAGGATAAGCAGCTTTCATTCAGCGATATAATGAATAAGGCACTACTGGCTAGAAGAACGGTGAAAGGACGTTATAATGTTTCTCTTGCCTATTACAACGGGAAGATGCAGAAACAGATTCAGGAGGAGCAGCATATTATCAGCAGAATGGATTTTGTACTCAGCAGCCATCAGTTTGAAGTTTGGCTGCAGCCGAAATACAATCATGAAACAGGGGCGATGATTGGTGCAGAAGCGCTTGTACGCTGGAACAGCAGTGAGCATCATGTGATGATTCCCCCGAATGTATTCATACCTGTTTTTGAACGCAACGGCTTTATTTATGAATTGGATAAGTATGTATGGAATGAAGTATGCAAAATGCTTCGGAAATGGCTGGATGAGGGAACGTGCACTCTGCCGATTTCAATAAATGTATCCCGTATGGATATCTTACAAAGTGATGTGTATGAAGTGCTCACAGGACTTGTGGAAAAGCATGAAATACCGGCTCACCTGTTGCAGCTTGAAATTACGGAATCTGCGTTTTCCTTCGATGTTGTACGCATCATAGATGTTGTGGAAAGACTGCGGACATATGGCTTCACAATCGAAATAGATGATTTCGGCAGCGCATATTCTTCCCTGAATGTATTAAAGGATGTTACTGCGGATGTATTGAAGCTGGATATGCGTTTTCTTTCCGGAGAAGACAGTACCGGCAGGGATGGCAATATCATTGAATTCATCGTTCGGATGTCCAAATGGATTGGTATGCAGGTCATTGCCGAGGGCGTAGAAACACAGGAGCAGGCTGATTTTCTCTGCTCGATCGGCTGTCCATTTATTCAGGGATATCTGTATGCGAAACCGATGCCGTACAGGATTATGAATGCCTGCTGGAACAGAACAGCGGAATACATAAAAAGAATACCTTTGAAATGA